ATAATATAGCAGTTGCACTCAATATTATCAGACAGTACCTCTGCAATCTCACCAAAATCAACCGGGTATCCTGCGGATTTTTGCAATAACTTATTGATAGTGCGAGTTCTTTCCAATAGACTTCTCATTCTGTCACTCTCCCTGCTTTGATTAATGATTAGAGAATATAACGACTTAAATCACGGTTTGCTACAACATCTTTTAGTTTCTCACGAACGTAAGCACTGTCAATCGTGAATGACTGCCCTTTAAGCTCGGGTGCCTCAAAGGAAATGTCTTCCAGTAACTTTTCCAGTATGGTATGCAGTCGTCTGGCACCTATATTTTCATTTTGTTCATTAACAGTATAAGCAATATCTGCGATTTCTACAAGTGAATTTTTGAAAATTCTATCTTAACCCCTTCAGTCAACAAAAGTTCAGTGTATTGTTTAATCAAAGAGTTGCGTGGCTCTGTCAGTATTTGTTCAAAGTCACTTCTGCTCAAACTTTCCAGCTCAACACGGATAGGAAATCGCCCTTGCAACTCCGGAATCAAATCCGAAGGTTTGGTTATATGAAAGGCACCGGCAGCAATGAACAGGATATGGTCAGTTTTAACCGGACCGTACTTAGTCATCACGGTGGATCCTTCTACAATAGGCAAAATATCCCTTTGCACGCCCCCCCGGGAAACATCCGCACCGGCATGGCTGCCTTCTCTGGTAGCAATTTTATCGATTTCGTCCAGGAAAATAATCCCGTGCTCCTCAGCCCGTTTTACCGCCTGCGCGGTTAACTCATCCATATCAATAAGTTTTTGGGCTTCCTGCTGGGTTAGAATTTTGCGGGCCTCCTTAACGGTAACCTTGCGTCTGCGTTTTTTTCTGGGGAAGATACTGCCTAAAACATCCTGCATATTGACGCCCATTTCTTCAACACCGGTGTTACTGAAAACCTCCAGCATGGGCATGTGGTTATCTTCCACTTCAATTTCCAAAAACTCGTTTTCCAGTTCTCCCCGAGCCAGTTTTTCCCGCAATGTTTCCCTTTCAAACTTTATCCGGCTGTGCTGCTGTTCCCAAGCCTTATTATTGTCATCCTGGTTGTCCGGCATGCCGCCAAATAACATTTCAAAGGGATTTTTGGAAGGCGCAGGCCGTCCGGGCAAGGGAGCCAGCAATTCAACGATACGCTCATCAGCCATGCGTCTGGCTCGTTCTTCAACCTCCTCCATCTTCTCCTGTTTCATCATGCGGATGGAGGTTTCTACCAGATCCCTGACCATTGACTCAACATCCCTGCCCACGTAGCCTACTTCTGTAAACTTGGTTGCCTCCACCTTAACGAAGGGTGCTCTCACCAGCTTTGCCAGACGGCGGGCAATTTCCGTTTTACCCACACCGGTGGGCCCGATCATTAAGATATTTTTCGGCACTACTTCGTCAATCAAATCTTCCGGCAACTTACTGCGGCGATATCTGTTTCGCAAAGCCACCGCCACTGCTTTTTTCGCCTTTTCTTGCCCGACAATATATTTATCAAGTTCAGCGACAATTTCCCTTGGGGTCAGGGCCTCCATCGGCTCAACTCCTTCAAAATCAAATTTCCTCCACCAAAATATGTTTATTCGTATATACGCAAATATCTGCAGCAATATTTAGGGCTTCCCCGGCTACCTCCCGTGGCGACAGGTTGGTATGTTTAAGCAAAGCCCTGGCAGCTGCCAGGGCGTAAGGACCGCCGGAACCAATGGCAGTAACCCCTTCATCCGGTTCAATAACTTCACCGTTTCCCGATAACACCAGTAAGTGTTCCTGGTTTGCTACAATCAGCATGGCCTCCAGGGTGCGCAGGTATTTATCAGTGCGCCAATCCTTGGCTAGTTCAACCGCTGCCCGCATTAAGTTTCCATGATATTCTTCCAGCTTGCCTTCAAATTTTTCAAACAAGGTAAAAGCATCCGCCACCGAACCGGCAAAGCCGGCCACCACCTGCCCGTGGTACAGCCGCCTTACCTTGCGGGCAGTGTGCTTCATAATGGTATTTTGACCAAAAGTGACTTGACCGTCACCGGCCACCGCCACACATGATCCTCTTTTCACGGCAACTATAGTTGTAGCATGAAACACAAATATCCCTTCCTTATTTACGCATCTCAGGCTAGGCCCTTGGGTGGTGCAGCTTGTATACTTTCTTTAATTTTTGTTTGGTCACATGGGTATAAATCTGGGTGGTAGACAACGAAACATGACCTAACAGTTCCTGAACACTGCGCAAGTCTGCGCCGTTGTCCAGCAAATGGGTAGCAAAAGAATGTCTGATGGCATGGGGGCTGATGTTATTCTTTAGCCCTACCAAAGTACAGTACTTATCAATTATTTTTCGCACACCCCGATCA
This window of the Desulforamulus hydrothermalis Lam5 = DSM 18033 genome carries:
- the hslV gene encoding ATP-dependent protease subunit HslV — translated: MFHATTIVAVKRGSCVAVAGDGQVTFGQNTIMKHTARKVRRLYHGQVVAGFAGSVADAFTLFEKFEGKLEEYHGNLMRAAVELAKDWRTDKYLRTLEAMLIVANQEHLLVLSGNGEVIEPDEGVTAIGSGGPYALAAARALLKHTNLSPREVAGEALNIAADICVYTNKHILVEEI